Proteins encoded together in one Musa acuminata AAA Group cultivar baxijiao chromosome BXJ3-6, Cavendish_Baxijiao_AAA, whole genome shotgun sequence window:
- the LOC103987594 gene encoding protein ALWAYS EARLY 2 isoform X1 has translation MASTRKLRNVNKRFAKVFEDWSEKDETPPKKSRARKRKLSDMLGSQWSKEEIERFYEAYRKYGKDWRKVAGTLRNRSSETVEALYNMNKAYLSLPEGTATVAGLIAMMTDHYNILQEGSDSDRESNDVAKTYQKPQKRGRGKFRLMPKGSDGCSPDQSQYQSVSSRYGCLSLLKKKRSGDLFSGNQPRAVGKRTPRIPVSNMYSKYDKEKATCLNKQSSKSEVNAVDDEGAHVAALALAEVLQRGGSPQISRTPGSGVDHVRSSPVRSSEQKSVEQETDRSKLIIQMDDDCHEASLGSREAENGVFARDVKEGAGAVEAPKRMKKRQGKRPKTFDTENFQIDDDREACSGTEEGSSVRKIKDENDLEVRDNKAARGSNGSRKRSRQLFFGDENSALDALQTLADLSVNILLPSSAVESESSAQVKEQTNIDTDEKPDIPESLPLNYKRDKSKVSGKKERRHSAGVGSDTLSRRSSKVVKGLQRDSKVIAEMNQQACACINMTEKRKGKTFSGKIPKSEFSSESQKSELQKMEVSAEEGKRSVAKVRRVSQVSPLLRQGKFVKPPENSSSVADSGRTVTDLSKTTRLAIENQVNLLTKHRSRRKIGLQKAPAWKDFKSNDMGDNCPHKYSYAVNRIVEPKENLSHCLSSKLLRRWCMFEWFYSAIDHPWFAKSEFVEYLNHVRLGHIPRLTRVEWGVIRSSLGKPRRLSKQFLKEEREKLEQYRESVRTHYAELQAGLKEGLPTDLARPLSVGQRVIACHPKTRELHDGSVLTVERSRCRVQFDRPELGVKFVMDIDCMPLNPFDNIPETLRPQNIVINRHCNTFKDMKLEDPPKDWRTGSFDIADGRTHTSATSYQMNTLMKQAKGDTIDAIVQAKATVNQVAVAAQQAMYNQPCTLSQIQEREADIRALAELSRALDKKEALLIELRNMNEEVSEKQKDGDTIKDLDHFRKQYAMVLVQLRDANDQVASALLSLRQRNTYHGNSTPPWTRPVENAGSVGSPEPFNPSAFPNQDMGSHVREIVETSTQKARTMVDAALQAMCTLKEGEDAFTKIGQALDLTNNRNTGSGILGVHGPPNPGHSNTTNHDHPASTFDITTVHALSPKTNNSSDADLQLPSELISSCVSTLLMIQTCTERQYPPAEIAQILDSAVTSLHPYSPHNLPIYREIETCMGIIKNQILALIPTPTTAAPEITT, from the exons ATGGCTTCAACCAGAAAACTGAGAAATGTGAACAAGCGATTTGCTAAAGTTTTTGAAGACTGGTCTGAGAAGGATGAGACACCTCCAAAGAAAAGTCGAGCACGA AAGAGGAAATTGTCTGACATGCTAGGTTCTCAGTGGAGCAAAGAAGAAATTGAGCGATTCTATGAAGCTTACCGCAAATATGGGAAAGATTGGAGAAAG GTTGCTGGTACCTTGCGTAATAGATCATCAGAAACGGTGGAAGCTCTTTACAACATGAATAAA GCATATTTATCTCTTCCTGAAGGAACAGCTACTGTAGCTGGGTTAATTGCAATGATGACCGATCACTACAACATTCTG CAGGAAGGAAGTGATAGTGATCGAGAAAGTAACGATGTGGCAAAAACATATCAAAAACCTCAAAAGCGTGGTCGGGGGAAATTTCGACTTATGCCCAAGGGTTCTGATGGGTGCTCTCCTGATCAGTCACAATATCAGTCAGTTTCATCAAGATATGGATGCCTATCTTTGTTGAAGAAGAAGCGTTCTGGAG ATTTATTTTCGGGGAATCAACCTCGTGCTGTTGGGAAAAGGACTCCTCGCATCCCTGTTTCAAATATGTATAGCAAATATGACAAGGAAAAAGCAACATGTTTAAATAAACAGTCTTCAAAGTCAGAGGTTAATGCTGTTGATGATGAAGGTGCTCACGTAGCAGCATTGGCTTTAGCAGAGGTTCTGCAAAGAGGTGGCTCACCGCAGATATCTCGAACACCTGGAAGCGGAGTTGATCACGTGAGGTCTTCTCCTGTTAGAAGCAGTGAACAAAAG AGCGTCGAACAGGAGACAGACAGATCAAAGTTAATCATTCAAATGGATGATGATTGCCATGAAGCTAGTCTAGGAAGTAGGGAAGCTGAGAAtggagtatttgctagagatgtTAAAGAAGGTGCTGGAGCAGTTGAAGCtccaaaaagaatgaagaagcgCCAAGGAAAGAGACCAAAAACTTTTGATACTGAAAACTTCCAAATTGATGATGATAGAGAAGCATGTAGTGGTACTGAAGAAGGATCAAGTGTCCGAAAAATTAAAGATGAAAATGACTTGGAGGTTAGAGACAATAAAGCTGCTCGTGGATCCAATGGTTCAAGGAAAAGAAGCCGGCAACTATTTTTTGGAG ATGAGAATTCTGCCCTGGATGCTTTGCAGACACTAGCAGATTTGTCTGTTAATATCTTGCTGCCTTCATCTGCTGTTGAGTCCG AATCGTCAGCCCAGGTTAAAGAACAGACAAATATTGATACTGATGAGAAGCCTGATATACCTGAATCATTGCCTTTAAATTACAAAAGAGATAAGTCTAAAGTTTCAGGGAAAAAGGAGAGAAGGCATTCTGCAGGTGTTGGTTCCGATACACTTTCCAGGAGAAGTTCAAAAGTTGTCAAGGGATTGCAACGTGACTCAAAAGTTATTGCTGAGATGAATCAGCAAGCTTGCGCATGTATCAATATGACAGAGAAGAGAAAAGGGAAAACTTTCTCTGGGAAA ATACCAAAATCTGAGTTCAGCAGTGAATCTCAAAAAAGTGAGCTGCAGAAAATGGAG GTTTCTGCTGAAGAAGGGAAAAGATCAGTTGCTAAGGTTAGACGTGTTAGTCAAGTTAGTCCATTGCTAAGGCAAGGGAAGTTTGTTAAACCCCCAGAGAACTCTTCTTCTGTCGCTGATTCTGGAAGAACAGTTACTGATTTAAGCAAAACAACTCGTTTGGCAATTGAAAACCAAGTTAATTTGCTTACAAAACATAGAAGTCGTCGAAAGATAGGCCTGCAAAAAGCACCAGCCTGGAAGGATTTTAAATCCAATGATATGGGAGATAATTGTCCTCATAAATACTCCTATGCAGTCAACAGGATTGTTGAGCCTAAG GAAAATCTTTCTCACTGCCTATCATCTAAACTGTTGCGTAGATGGTGTATGTTTGAGTGGTTTTACAGTGCAATTGACCATCCATGGTTTGCCAAAAGCGAGTTTGTGGAGTACTTGAATCATGTGAGGTTGGGCCACATACCTAGACTAACTCGTGTGGAGTGGGGTGTCATACGAAG TTCTCTTGGAAAACCACGTCGATTATCTAAACAATTTTTAAAGGAAGAAAGGGAGAAGCTGGAGCAGTACAGAGAATCAGTTAGGACACATTATGCTGAGCTTCAAGCTGGTCTTAAAGAAGGCCTCCCAACAGATCTAGCTCGCCCTTTATCAGTGGGACAACGTGTGATTGCTTGTCACCCTAAAACAAGAGAACTTCATGATGGAAGTGTTCTGACAGTTGAACGTAGTAGGTGCAGAGTTCAGTTTGATCGGCCTGAGCTAGGGGTTAAGTTTGTAATG GATATTGACTGCATGCCACTTAATCCATTTGACAATATTCCTGAAACTCTTAGACCACAGAATATTGTTATTAACAGACACTGCAACACCTTCAAAGATATGAAATTAGAAGATCCTCCTAAGGATTGGAGAACTGGAAGTTTTGACATTGCAGATGGGCGTACTCATACTTCTGCTACCAGTTATCAAATGAATACACTAATGAAGCAGGCTAAG GGGGACACGATTGATGCCATCGTACAAGCTAAAGCTACCGTAAATCAAGTTGCTGTTGCTGCACAACAGGCAATGTATAATCAACCTTGTACACTATCACAAATTCAGGAAAGAGAAGCTGATATTAGGGCTCTTGCTGAGTTATctcgtgcacttgataaaaag GAAGCTCTGTTGATCGAATTGAGAAATATGAATGAAGAAGTCTCAGAAAAGCAGAAGGATGGTGATACCATAAAGGATCTGGATCATTTCAGAAAGCAATATGCCATGGTACTTGTTCAACTACGAGATGCTAATGATCAG GTTGCTTCCGCCTTGCTTTCTTTAAGACAGCGTAACACATACCATGGTAATTCAACACCCCCATGGACCAGGCCAGTGGAAAATGCAGGATCTGTTGGATCTCCAGAGCCATTCAACCCATCTGCATTTCCCAATCAGGATATGGGATCTCATGTAAGGGAAATTGTTGAAACTTCTACACAAAAAGCAAGGACAATGGTTGATGCTGCTCTGCAG GCAATGTGCACACTAAAGGAAGGAGAAGATGCATTTACCAAAATTGGACAGGCTTTAGATTTGACTAATAATCGCAACACTGGTTCTGGTATATTGGGAGTACATGGGCCTCCTAATCCAGGACATAGCAACACAACAAATCACGATCATCCAGCTAGCACATTTGACATCACAACAGTTCATGCACTTAGTCCAAAAACCAACAATTCATCTGATGCTGATCTTCAACTTCCTTCGGAGTTAATTTCATCATGTGTCTCGACACTTCTCATGATACAG ACGTGTACGGAGAGACAGTACCCACCTGCCGAGATTGCCCAGATTCTTGATTCTGCTGTCACAAGTTTGCATCCATATTCTCCACATAATCTACCAATTTACAGGGAGATTGAGACATGCATGGGTATCATCAAAAACCAAatattggctctgataccaactccaaCCACGGCCGCCCCTGAAATCACAACATGA
- the LOC103987594 gene encoding protein ALWAYS EARLY 2 isoform X2 has protein sequence MASTRKLRNVNKRFAKVFEDWSEKDETPPKKSRARKRKLSDMLGSQWSKEEIERFYEAYRKYGKDWRKVAGTLRNRSSETVEALYNMNKAYLSLPEGTATVAGLIAMMTDHYNILEGSDSDRESNDVAKTYQKPQKRGRGKFRLMPKGSDGCSPDQSQYQSVSSRYGCLSLLKKKRSGDLFSGNQPRAVGKRTPRIPVSNMYSKYDKEKATCLNKQSSKSEVNAVDDEGAHVAALALAEVLQRGGSPQISRTPGSGVDHVRSSPVRSSEQKSVEQETDRSKLIIQMDDDCHEASLGSREAENGVFARDVKEGAGAVEAPKRMKKRQGKRPKTFDTENFQIDDDREACSGTEEGSSVRKIKDENDLEVRDNKAARGSNGSRKRSRQLFFGDENSALDALQTLADLSVNILLPSSAVESESSAQVKEQTNIDTDEKPDIPESLPLNYKRDKSKVSGKKERRHSAGVGSDTLSRRSSKVVKGLQRDSKVIAEMNQQACACINMTEKRKGKTFSGKIPKSEFSSESQKSELQKMEVSAEEGKRSVAKVRRVSQVSPLLRQGKFVKPPENSSSVADSGRTVTDLSKTTRLAIENQVNLLTKHRSRRKIGLQKAPAWKDFKSNDMGDNCPHKYSYAVNRIVEPKENLSHCLSSKLLRRWCMFEWFYSAIDHPWFAKSEFVEYLNHVRLGHIPRLTRVEWGVIRSSLGKPRRLSKQFLKEEREKLEQYRESVRTHYAELQAGLKEGLPTDLARPLSVGQRVIACHPKTRELHDGSVLTVERSRCRVQFDRPELGVKFVMDIDCMPLNPFDNIPETLRPQNIVINRHCNTFKDMKLEDPPKDWRTGSFDIADGRTHTSATSYQMNTLMKQAKGDTIDAIVQAKATVNQVAVAAQQAMYNQPCTLSQIQEREADIRALAELSRALDKKEALLIELRNMNEEVSEKQKDGDTIKDLDHFRKQYAMVLVQLRDANDQVASALLSLRQRNTYHGNSTPPWTRPVENAGSVGSPEPFNPSAFPNQDMGSHVREIVETSTQKARTMVDAALQAMCTLKEGEDAFTKIGQALDLTNNRNTGSGILGVHGPPNPGHSNTTNHDHPASTFDITTVHALSPKTNNSSDADLQLPSELISSCVSTLLMIQTCTERQYPPAEIAQILDSAVTSLHPYSPHNLPIYREIETCMGIIKNQILALIPTPTTAAPEITT, from the exons ATGGCTTCAACCAGAAAACTGAGAAATGTGAACAAGCGATTTGCTAAAGTTTTTGAAGACTGGTCTGAGAAGGATGAGACACCTCCAAAGAAAAGTCGAGCACGA AAGAGGAAATTGTCTGACATGCTAGGTTCTCAGTGGAGCAAAGAAGAAATTGAGCGATTCTATGAAGCTTACCGCAAATATGGGAAAGATTGGAGAAAG GTTGCTGGTACCTTGCGTAATAGATCATCAGAAACGGTGGAAGCTCTTTACAACATGAATAAA GCATATTTATCTCTTCCTGAAGGAACAGCTACTGTAGCTGGGTTAATTGCAATGATGACCGATCACTACAACATTCTG GAAGGAAGTGATAGTGATCGAGAAAGTAACGATGTGGCAAAAACATATCAAAAACCTCAAAAGCGTGGTCGGGGGAAATTTCGACTTATGCCCAAGGGTTCTGATGGGTGCTCTCCTGATCAGTCACAATATCAGTCAGTTTCATCAAGATATGGATGCCTATCTTTGTTGAAGAAGAAGCGTTCTGGAG ATTTATTTTCGGGGAATCAACCTCGTGCTGTTGGGAAAAGGACTCCTCGCATCCCTGTTTCAAATATGTATAGCAAATATGACAAGGAAAAAGCAACATGTTTAAATAAACAGTCTTCAAAGTCAGAGGTTAATGCTGTTGATGATGAAGGTGCTCACGTAGCAGCATTGGCTTTAGCAGAGGTTCTGCAAAGAGGTGGCTCACCGCAGATATCTCGAACACCTGGAAGCGGAGTTGATCACGTGAGGTCTTCTCCTGTTAGAAGCAGTGAACAAAAG AGCGTCGAACAGGAGACAGACAGATCAAAGTTAATCATTCAAATGGATGATGATTGCCATGAAGCTAGTCTAGGAAGTAGGGAAGCTGAGAAtggagtatttgctagagatgtTAAAGAAGGTGCTGGAGCAGTTGAAGCtccaaaaagaatgaagaagcgCCAAGGAAAGAGACCAAAAACTTTTGATACTGAAAACTTCCAAATTGATGATGATAGAGAAGCATGTAGTGGTACTGAAGAAGGATCAAGTGTCCGAAAAATTAAAGATGAAAATGACTTGGAGGTTAGAGACAATAAAGCTGCTCGTGGATCCAATGGTTCAAGGAAAAGAAGCCGGCAACTATTTTTTGGAG ATGAGAATTCTGCCCTGGATGCTTTGCAGACACTAGCAGATTTGTCTGTTAATATCTTGCTGCCTTCATCTGCTGTTGAGTCCG AATCGTCAGCCCAGGTTAAAGAACAGACAAATATTGATACTGATGAGAAGCCTGATATACCTGAATCATTGCCTTTAAATTACAAAAGAGATAAGTCTAAAGTTTCAGGGAAAAAGGAGAGAAGGCATTCTGCAGGTGTTGGTTCCGATACACTTTCCAGGAGAAGTTCAAAAGTTGTCAAGGGATTGCAACGTGACTCAAAAGTTATTGCTGAGATGAATCAGCAAGCTTGCGCATGTATCAATATGACAGAGAAGAGAAAAGGGAAAACTTTCTCTGGGAAA ATACCAAAATCTGAGTTCAGCAGTGAATCTCAAAAAAGTGAGCTGCAGAAAATGGAG GTTTCTGCTGAAGAAGGGAAAAGATCAGTTGCTAAGGTTAGACGTGTTAGTCAAGTTAGTCCATTGCTAAGGCAAGGGAAGTTTGTTAAACCCCCAGAGAACTCTTCTTCTGTCGCTGATTCTGGAAGAACAGTTACTGATTTAAGCAAAACAACTCGTTTGGCAATTGAAAACCAAGTTAATTTGCTTACAAAACATAGAAGTCGTCGAAAGATAGGCCTGCAAAAAGCACCAGCCTGGAAGGATTTTAAATCCAATGATATGGGAGATAATTGTCCTCATAAATACTCCTATGCAGTCAACAGGATTGTTGAGCCTAAG GAAAATCTTTCTCACTGCCTATCATCTAAACTGTTGCGTAGATGGTGTATGTTTGAGTGGTTTTACAGTGCAATTGACCATCCATGGTTTGCCAAAAGCGAGTTTGTGGAGTACTTGAATCATGTGAGGTTGGGCCACATACCTAGACTAACTCGTGTGGAGTGGGGTGTCATACGAAG TTCTCTTGGAAAACCACGTCGATTATCTAAACAATTTTTAAAGGAAGAAAGGGAGAAGCTGGAGCAGTACAGAGAATCAGTTAGGACACATTATGCTGAGCTTCAAGCTGGTCTTAAAGAAGGCCTCCCAACAGATCTAGCTCGCCCTTTATCAGTGGGACAACGTGTGATTGCTTGTCACCCTAAAACAAGAGAACTTCATGATGGAAGTGTTCTGACAGTTGAACGTAGTAGGTGCAGAGTTCAGTTTGATCGGCCTGAGCTAGGGGTTAAGTTTGTAATG GATATTGACTGCATGCCACTTAATCCATTTGACAATATTCCTGAAACTCTTAGACCACAGAATATTGTTATTAACAGACACTGCAACACCTTCAAAGATATGAAATTAGAAGATCCTCCTAAGGATTGGAGAACTGGAAGTTTTGACATTGCAGATGGGCGTACTCATACTTCTGCTACCAGTTATCAAATGAATACACTAATGAAGCAGGCTAAG GGGGACACGATTGATGCCATCGTACAAGCTAAAGCTACCGTAAATCAAGTTGCTGTTGCTGCACAACAGGCAATGTATAATCAACCTTGTACACTATCACAAATTCAGGAAAGAGAAGCTGATATTAGGGCTCTTGCTGAGTTATctcgtgcacttgataaaaag GAAGCTCTGTTGATCGAATTGAGAAATATGAATGAAGAAGTCTCAGAAAAGCAGAAGGATGGTGATACCATAAAGGATCTGGATCATTTCAGAAAGCAATATGCCATGGTACTTGTTCAACTACGAGATGCTAATGATCAG GTTGCTTCCGCCTTGCTTTCTTTAAGACAGCGTAACACATACCATGGTAATTCAACACCCCCATGGACCAGGCCAGTGGAAAATGCAGGATCTGTTGGATCTCCAGAGCCATTCAACCCATCTGCATTTCCCAATCAGGATATGGGATCTCATGTAAGGGAAATTGTTGAAACTTCTACACAAAAAGCAAGGACAATGGTTGATGCTGCTCTGCAG GCAATGTGCACACTAAAGGAAGGAGAAGATGCATTTACCAAAATTGGACAGGCTTTAGATTTGACTAATAATCGCAACACTGGTTCTGGTATATTGGGAGTACATGGGCCTCCTAATCCAGGACATAGCAACACAACAAATCACGATCATCCAGCTAGCACATTTGACATCACAACAGTTCATGCACTTAGTCCAAAAACCAACAATTCATCTGATGCTGATCTTCAACTTCCTTCGGAGTTAATTTCATCATGTGTCTCGACACTTCTCATGATACAG ACGTGTACGGAGAGACAGTACCCACCTGCCGAGATTGCCCAGATTCTTGATTCTGCTGTCACAAGTTTGCATCCATATTCTCCACATAATCTACCAATTTACAGGGAGATTGAGACATGCATGGGTATCATCAAAAACCAAatattggctctgataccaactccaaCCACGGCCGCCCCTGAAATCACAACATGA